The region TGGtgtcgcctgtgggggcgcaaAGAGCCTCCCCGCAACAGTGTCTGTCTCCAGTGGGTTGTCTTTGATCCGTCTGTTTACTGAAGAATTCCCTTCACCCCCCCCCCGCACCCTGATGTCAGTTCCTGTCCCCCAGGCCCTGGCCTGTGTCCCTCCATGCAGCCTCAGCCTTGGTCCAACTCACTGACCACCCAGTATTTTTGCTAAGTCattgtttcttcttctatttGTCTTTTCAACACATACATGTGTTGCCCAATTTCGAACTTCCTTTATTCacctcttgtcttttttttgcttaatgTAAGCAATGACTTTAATAAAGTCTATCTTTATTACATGCCTACAAGACATGCAGATGAATTCCTGTAGTATTAATAAGGTATTTTCATTGGTTCCTTCTCTGAGCTCTTTTATATGATGATGTCTGTAGCTGGAGGTCCTTCTGCCTTTTTTGTGGTCTGTTTAAAGAAATATGATCTTGTTATAACACTAAACTTTATGTTACcccctttgttttctttgcagtggtgCAAAGAGTCGACAGTGTGTCTGAAGGTATTGCAAGCTATGGCGGAAAGATAATTGCGGTCGAGACAGATCTAAAAAAGCTTGGTACATATTTACTAGAGGTTATATAAGAATACAAAAGTGAGAGAGCGAGAGATTTCTGCATTTCAATGTGCTGATGGTAATTTTCAGATGATCAAACGGAAGAGAAGTCCGAGAACACCACCACAGAGATTCAGGCTTTCAAGAGCAACATCTGGGCCCTGCAGAGGCAGCTGTCTGCGGTGCAGGAACACGTCCACAGCGATCAGGTCAAGCTGAACCAACTGCAGAGCATTGGCTCAGAGATTCAGAGCAGCCAGGGCACCGTTCGGGGGCGTCTCAGCAGCAACACAGCCACCCTGCATTCGGTAAACAGCACTTTGCAGTCTTACGGCAACATCATTGAGAGTTTGCAGGAGGACACGGCCAGACTGCAGAGGGAGCTACAACAGCAAGTGAAACTGCAAAGCCAGGCGCTTCTCAGCATCAGCAACCTGAACCTCACTCAGGCCCAGCAGAGAGGCCTAATTGCAGCTCTACAGCGGGTCGTTGATGAAACCAGTCAAGCAATTCACAAAATGCGCAACGACTATCAGAACCTGGAGCAGACGGCACGTCAGACACGCTCAGACGCAGAGTGGCTTCGTGGAAAAATGGAAAACCTGCAGGTCGTAGCGAGCAATGCCTCGACTCTGGCTAAAGCCAACAATGACAGCCTGGAAGATGTTGGGGCACAGCTTGCTTTTATGACCAGCCAGCTGCAGAACACCAGCAGGCTGGCTGAGGATCATGACCAGACGCTCAGGGAGATCATGGACCGGCAGAGGGACTTCAGCAATCTCACATCCACAAAGTTTGACCGGGTAGAGATGCAGGTGGATGAGTTGGAGGAAACTATGGACCGTGTTACTGGCAACATGAGCCACACCACACAACTTCTGGGAGCCATAAACTTGAACCTCAATGACTTGCGCAGCTGCTCCGAGACCATCGGCCGTCACTCAGATGTCCTACAGAACCTTAACGACAGCGTGTCAGACGTCAGGGTGGATGCATTCAGCCTGAGGtcacagcaggaggagctggcaGCCCGCTTGGATAAGGAGGTCACCAGCCTCTCTATTGTCATGGAGGAAATGAAGCTGGTGGACACCAAGCACTCACAGCTGATAACAAACTTCACTATTTTACAGGGTGAGTAATCGGGTGAAGCCTTTCTTGAACTGCTTTTGAGAATTTTTTCTAACTTAAAATTACCTTTTAAATTTGAAGGTCCGCCTGGTCCAAGAGGACCAAGAGGGGACAGAGGGCCTCAAGGACCACCTGGTCAGACAGGAACCAAGGGAGAGAGGGGTGAAAAAGGACCCCTAGGAATCAGAGGATCTAGAGGAGAGCAGGGTTCACCGGGACCACCAGGTCTTCCAGGGTTAAAGGGCCTCCCAGGTGTACCTGGAAGTCCTGGACCGAAAGGTTCTCGAGGGTCAGGAGGCAGAGCTGGACCTCCAGGAGCTAAAGGAGAACCAGGACAGGCTGGTCTTCCTGGACGAGATGGCCAGACTGGTGTACCGGGACTGCAAGGACCACCGGGCATCCGCGGACCAATTGGACCAGCTGGGGAGCAAGGCCCAAGGGGTCTACCTGGACCAGTTGGGCCCCCAGGGCCTGTGGGACCACCAGGGCTACCAGGAATCCCCATTCAAAGTCCAGCAGTGCCTTTTCCACCAGTGTCACAACAGGAAGAGGCAGTTCCTCATGCACTGTTAGCCCCAGGTAAAaccttttctcttctttaaattCCAAATATTATCTTGTTCTTCAATGGCTGGCTTATGAAGATTAATATGTAAATCTTCCCAAGAGTGACTCCTACTTGCTAGGAACTCACCTGGTAGCAAAGCTCCTGCACTGGATGTGAACTGGAATGTGCAGTTTGCTATTTTTAGATTTAGTCAAAGCAAACTCTTATCTTTGCTGACGACAACCCAGTTTCTCCAAAACTCAGTCTAAGATGCTGTGAGGTCgttattgcttttatttgagaATGAATCTCTAATATTTACTGTAATAATCTTGAAGGCAGTTCCCACCTTTTCCTTGTCCTTAACATTATTTGGAGACAAATGCAAGGCTAAAAGGaagttttcttttccactgTTGCCATATGCATTCTCAGTATGTAAACGTTAAAGACGCAATGCAGTCAACTGGCCGCATGCCCCTTCTGGAGGAGTGGCTGCTCTAAATTTAGTATCTTAATGAAgtgctgcaataaaaaaaaacccttcccTGCTGGTATATTAAACTGATTCTTACTGCATTGTTTTGTAACTTGAGTGGAGTTGGAATGTACGTAATGGAACTTGAATCTTTCATTATGTCTGTATTTAATCTACTATATaattttcctcaaaataaattgttttgtgaaGTGGCGCtttataaaactaaattgaATTAATGAAACTATACCCTAAAGAGAAATTATCATCTGATTATTAGTGGTTGCACAATTCATCAGACATCAGAGAATAATCTGGTACATTTTCTTATGAACTAATTATGGAATCTCTTAATGTTTTGCAGGTTGCCCTCCTGGTTGGGTAAACTACAAAAACAGGTGCTACTACTTTTCCAAAGACCTGGACAGTTTTGATGATTCAAAAGCTAACTGTGAATCACAGCTAGCAACGTTACTGATCATCAGTGACAAAGAAGAACAGGTGATGTGTATATGTGGTCAGCAGATGTAAGTCAAAGCTGCCTTTGTGAGTTCAACTTGTCactgactgttttatttttcctcatgtAGGAATGGTTGGAGGGGCAAATAGTTGGAAAGGGCTTCTTCTGGATTGGTCTGACGGACTGGGAAGAAGAGAATGTGTGGCGCTGGGTGGATGGAACAATTCCTGCTTTCACGTCAGTGTTAAAtcatcattcagtttttttttctttgtttccagaCTGATGTCATTCCAATTAATTAAGTGTGTTTTGGCATTGGTATCATGTACAAATGGTGTTGTACATGAAAGTACAACACCATTGTACTTTTATATCTTTACTAGGTAAGCATTGtgatttattatgtttctgaCTCTCCTAACTTGGCTCTTAAAGTGACCTTCTCAAGTTCTGCTTTAAGTCCATTTTAATCAATATACAGATATCCCAATACAAATTATTTGTAGACTATCTACTAGGCATTTATTCCAATacaaaaaagcacaataaaatgatttataaatTTAAGAAGATTTATGTTATTCACTGACAACTAAGGCAAATTCATTGGGATACTTTTCTGtacaaaacagttcaaacaatcgatcaaaaccattttaaaatgtgattcaatTCTCTTAACATGcgacatgtaaaaaaaaatacagggtgatataaatatatagaagaccctaaaaacatattaaagctAAATGTAGTGATGTAAAAATCCTTGTTAACACTGCAAATCTGAAGCCAAAATGTCCTTTTCTTGTTACAAATTTATTAGTGGAGGTAAACATGTGCTCTTTTTCCACCTACCTCTCACTGTACAGTTACTGTAAATAAAGACTGTTGTAATTATAATGTGTGGTGGCCCCCTATTGTCTACTTGCAGGAAGTGGAAGCCCGGACAGCCTGACAATTGGGGCCACAGCCATGAGTCGGGGGAAGACTGTGCAGGTCTGATCCACGAAGGTCTATGGAACGATTTCTTCTGTGAAGATCTCATTAGCTATATCTGTGAGAAAGAACTGGAGACCTGTAAGTCTGCTTCAGTATCTGGATTTGTATCAGACACTGATACATGACTATTACTGCTTAACTTGCATTTAAGCAGTAATTTTAAAggttcttgtttttgtctttacagCAAAATCATAGCAGTTAAAGGAGCACAGTGAGCAGCTCAGCTTCATCCTTGCAGCACTGATTGACTGAAGGGGCTTGTGGACAGTCTGGATGGAGAGCGGAAAGAGACGATTTTGAAAGGAGTCCAGGGGTTGCAGTTTTCCTTGGAAAACTGTGTCTTCCAAGGAGACTCGAGTGCATCATTACCAGCAAGTGCAATACAGCAGGACATCCAAATGGAGgagaaactgttaaaaaataatcagcaactgatttttctatataaaacatgttatatATCTGTACTTGTACAACTAAACACCTGAATGTTTGTTTCATTAGTCAAGTCTTATAGGGAAGTATAAGGGTTATAAAAGTCAAAAGGATTGTAATTTTGTATAATTCAGAGATTACAATGTGCAAGATGATAAGTAAAAAAGCACATAGCAGACATACTGTCTTCAATGAATAGTGTATCTAACCTCATGAATGTGTATGtactattttcatttaaatacaaatataatgaAAGTACATGTATAAGGAAAATGCCACAATCAAATTAATTGGTACCTAATTCAGTCAGGCACCGATTTCTTCTTTGAGGTCTCATGTGCCGATTGTGACTCTAAGGACCGCAGCACATATGAGAGAAAAAAGCTGTCGGTTGTTTGCTGGAGCTAATAGTTCTGAATGTTATAAGAAGTAATTATAAGATTCTTTTTATTTGGGCATAAAATCATTTGTACCAAATCTTTATCTGGTTGTTATTGAACTCAAAAAAGAGCATCATAGCAAAGTTGCATCCCAATATATTAGAATGTGATATGCAAGTTTCCCTTATTggttttaaagatgaaaatcatGCAGATTCATTGCAGAAGTGGTTTATTTTAAGCAATTctttataataattttaataacttaaaaaaacattacatgaaTGTATTTGTCCCCGTTCTACAGTTTTGAACTTAGTACTTGAGCCCAGCTGCTATTGCACGAAATACTACATCAATCCAGCGTGGCATGGAGATTATCATCCTGTGGTTTGGATGAGGCGTAATGAAAGCACATGCAGCTTTGATGGCTGCGTTGCTGGCTCTGGAGAAAGAGTCTCGTCACTTTTCTCCTTGAGCCATGTAAGGCAATCCTGATATTTTTCCTGTTCTTCAAGAGCTACTTCGTTTCCTGGATGTCTGGATCTGGTGGTTCTTGAAGCATtaactccagccttagtccacATCCCAGAAACTTTGAACTTTGCTTTAGAGTCCTCTGTAGGCTGTAGTTATCCTTCTTGCTTGCTCACCTCTTTCTaccactttttccttccacttagcTTTCCAGTAATATAATGGGATACAATATTTTCCCTGCCTCCTCACACTAGATCCAAAGGATTTCTACTATTTGCAGGACAGCTATCAAGACAGTAGTTTTCCATGTGAATATATATCAGGACTTCATGtaatatttcagttaaaatcctttttcttaTCAGTAAACCAAAttataaatttaacaaaattaattgCCTGAAATATATCCCACTGACTGTAATGAATCTATATTGTAAAGTATTAAGTTCTGCATTTTATAaccgaaataaataaataaataaatataatggcattttaatttactgagatgtacCTGTACATGTTGGATGATGCatttaaagaccaaaaaagatttaaattctATTACTGAAAGGGAGAGAAATACCTCTTTTTAAATAGTTGATCTGCCAAACAAAAATTAGAGAATAAAGGATAAATTGGCTGATCCTAATCTCAAGCCAGTCAATTGGTACATCTCTAGGACTGTTATTgtcaataaaaaacagatgttGAGCCTTTCTACTTgtagaaaatgtgcttttttttctgcactcaGGTTTAAATTACAAAGCAATAAAGGAAAACGTCACCAATAAATCCATTAAAACATGACGGTTGTTTGATTTCTACACAGCTTAACCGAAGTTCATCACAAACTCTCTTCGCTGTTGAAGGATtgagtttattcattttgcacaaaaaggtattttcac is a window of Xiphophorus maculatus strain JP 163 A chromosome 21, X_maculatus-5.0-male, whole genome shotgun sequence DNA encoding:
- the colec12 gene encoding collectin-12, yielding MKDDFGDEEEVQSFGYKRFGIQEGTQCTKCKNEWALKTSIALLYVLCTLLTIAVAVLGYKVVQRVDSVSEGIASYGGKIIAVETDLKKLDDQTEEKSENTTTEIQAFKSNIWALQRQLSAVQEHVHSDQVKLNQLQSIGSEIQSSQGTVRGRLSSNTATLHSVNSTLQSYGNIIESLQEDTARLQRELQQQVKLQSQALLSISNLNLTQAQQRGLIAALQRVVDETSQAIHKMRNDYQNLEQTARQTRSDAEWLRGKMENLQVVASNASTLAKANNDSLEDVGAQLAFMTSQLQNTSRLAEDHDQTLREIMDRQRDFSNLTSTKFDRVEMQVDELEETMDRVTGNMSHTTQLLGAINLNLNDLRSCSETIGRHSDVLQNLNDSVSDVRVDAFSLRSQQEELAARLDKEVTSLSIVMEEMKLVDTKHSQLITNFTILQGPPGPRGPRGDRGPQGPPGQTGTKGERGEKGPLGIRGSRGEQGSPGPPGLPGLKGLPGVPGSPGPKGSRGSGGRAGPPGAKGEPGQAGLPGRDGQTGVPGLQGPPGIRGPIGPAGEQGPRGLPGPVGPPGPVGPPGLPGIPIQSPAVPFPPVSQQEEAVPHALLAPGCPPGWVNYKNRCYYFSKDLDSFDDSKANCESQLATLLIISDKEEQEWLEGQIVGKGFFWIGLTDWEEENVWRWVDGTIPAFTKWKPGQPDNWGHSHESGEDCAGLIHEGLWNDFFCEDLISYICEKELETSKS